In the genome of Paenibacillus pabuli, one region contains:
- a CDS encoding ABC transporter permease: protein MAEPNIAMTKALKQRKRRFADLREHKTYYIMLIPLVVFFTLFSYLPMAGLYNAFTDYDFSKGLFSPFVGLKNFEFLFRGGWDSIVWKLTRNTLLYNVAFIVLGNICQIAMAVLLRELTFKKFMKTSQTLMFMPYFVSMVVVGSIVYNLFNYKYGVFNNVFTSLGLERFDFYQSPEAWPFIIVIIEIWKGLGYGTVIYLASIMGIDESVYEAAYVDGASKWQRIRYITLPLLKPTVIILVLFAIGGIMRGQFDLFWNIIGNNGLLLNATDIIDTYVYRSLTVNFSLGLGTAAGLYQSMFGLVLVVTVNAIVRKVDRENSLF from the coding sequence ATGGCAGAACCAAATATAGCAATGACAAAAGCGCTCAAACAGAGGAAAAGGCGCTTTGCAGACCTGAGGGAACACAAAACCTATTATATTATGCTGATTCCCCTGGTCGTGTTTTTCACCTTATTCAGCTACCTTCCCATGGCGGGGCTCTACAATGCGTTTACCGATTATGATTTTAGCAAGGGGTTGTTCAGTCCGTTTGTTGGGTTAAAAAATTTTGAGTTCCTGTTCAGAGGAGGCTGGGATTCGATTGTCTGGAAATTGACTCGCAATACGCTGCTCTATAATGTGGCCTTCATTGTGCTCGGTAACATTTGTCAGATCGCCATGGCGGTCCTGCTTAGGGAACTGACATTCAAGAAATTCATGAAAACGTCGCAGACGCTGATGTTCATGCCTTACTTCGTCTCGATGGTTGTGGTTGGCTCCATTGTATACAATCTGTTCAACTACAAGTATGGTGTGTTTAACAACGTTTTTACGTCATTGGGCTTGGAGCGCTTTGACTTCTACCAGTCACCTGAGGCCTGGCCGTTCATTATCGTCATTATCGAAATCTGGAAGGGGCTCGGGTACGGGACGGTCATCTATTTAGCATCCATTATGGGCATTGATGAAAGCGTATACGAAGCAGCGTATGTCGATGGCGCCAGCAAGTGGCAACGGATTCGGTACATTACACTGCCGCTTTTGAAGCCGACAGTTATTATCCTGGTTTTGTTTGCTATCGGAGGGATTATGAGGGGGCAGTTCGATCTGTTCTGGAACATAATCGGTAACAACGGACTGCTGCTGAATGCAACCGACATTATCGATACGTATGTATACCGTTCATTAACGGTGAATTTCAGTCTTGGACTGGGGACAGCGGCAGGACTATATCAATCGATGTTCGGATTGGTACTTGTTGTGACGGTAAATGCAATTGTGCGTAAAGTGGATCGTGAAAATTCTTTATTTTAA
- a CDS encoding carbohydrate ABC transporter permease encodes MAQLAATSDKKKLKVDASSKIFDVMAVVIVGLVALICVAPFILMLSGSLSDESKIVVNGYSLLPQDFTLDAYKIVFTTLGGEIGRAYLVTIYVTVLGTLLGLLTTSMSGFILSRPDFKHRDKVAFFIYFTTLFSGGLIPTYLVVANVLHLNHTLWAIILPGMLSPFNVFLFRNYVKSIPNSLMESARIDGAGDFRIYWQIVLPLSKPVSATIGLFLGLGYWNNWFGYSLYLISDQEKWGLQYLLYRMLSRVTDAVRDAQIVVDQLPSETMKLATTMLVTGPIILLYPYMQRHFVSGLIVGGVKG; translated from the coding sequence ATGGCACAACTTGCAGCAACATCTGACAAGAAGAAGTTAAAAGTGGATGCAAGCTCGAAAATATTCGATGTTATGGCTGTGGTCATTGTTGGCTTGGTCGCACTAATCTGCGTCGCTCCATTTATCCTGATGCTGTCAGGTTCACTGAGTGATGAATCCAAAATTGTAGTGAACGGCTACTCACTGCTGCCGCAGGATTTCACATTGGATGCGTACAAAATTGTTTTCACGACCTTGGGAGGGGAAATTGGGAGGGCGTATCTCGTGACAATCTATGTTACGGTGCTGGGCACGTTACTTGGATTATTGACAACGTCCATGAGCGGATTCATTCTATCCCGTCCGGATTTTAAGCACCGGGACAAGGTGGCCTTCTTTATCTATTTTACCACGCTGTTCAGCGGCGGACTGATTCCCACCTACCTGGTGGTTGCCAATGTGCTGCATCTCAATCATACGTTGTGGGCGATCATTCTTCCGGGTATGCTCTCTCCATTTAATGTGTTCCTGTTCCGCAATTATGTCAAAAGCATTCCCAATTCCTTGATGGAGTCAGCACGAATCGACGGGGCAGGTGATTTCAGAATCTATTGGCAGATTGTTCTTCCACTCTCGAAGCCTGTTAGTGCAACAATCGGACTGTTCCTTGGACTGGGTTACTGGAATAACTGGTTTGGCTATAGTTTGTACCTGATTTCGGATCAGGAGAAATGGGGATTGCAGTATCTGCTTTATCGTATGTTATCCCGTGTGACGGATGCCGTCAGGGACGCCCAAATTGTTGTGGATCAACTGCCAAGTGAGACGATGAAGCTGGCAACCACCATGCTGGTAACGGGTCCCATCATACTATTGTATCCGTATATGCAGCGTCATTTTGTAAGCGGTCTGATTGTTGGAGGCGTGAAGGGATAA
- a CDS encoding ABC transporter substrate-binding protein: MKALHIKKSLLSCLILFTVILSACSNGGSDKGAAEGSGTTTSDGKAIVQLKGITMGNAPASGMDNFYKQLDELTIKDLGATIRFDFVPWGDEKNQISRAIAAKEYDVYVGGAWSDFASFATKNAFANLTPLLGDVPDLVEHYKGTLDTVKINNSLYGIPQYNKPGGGGEGLLFREDLRKAWGLPEITDLDTVEQYLYKAKEAYPDTPMINDKRFADNVWTLVAGSKYLDLVKGYVVATVDEPYKAISMYDTPEYKQVLERSRKWYEDGIVSHDILAAQGNATSETLELMKADKKPLEFNNHFGAVSSSYVGALKELHPDFEYGWFDYYFNNIPAYMPFMAPDNITMISIGAHSKHVETALKLIEKAHTDRTYYNLLQYGVEGENYKLDGEFVSYEGIKSENKKPGWTGLYDGYMNLQEKYPDEWQAINDKLQNEGAKKAEENGQSPLAGFGLATSNVAAELASMETVKSQYIVPLSVGITKDIDADLANVKKQLEGAGFDKFMAELQVQLDAFAANKK, from the coding sequence TTGAAAGCGTTACATATTAAAAAATCACTTCTGTCCTGTCTCATCCTATTCACGGTTATCCTTTCCGCATGTTCGAATGGGGGTTCGGACAAAGGTGCTGCCGAAGGTTCAGGCACTACGACATCCGATGGCAAGGCGATTGTGCAATTGAAGGGGATCACAATGGGGAATGCTCCCGCCAGTGGCATGGACAACTTTTACAAGCAACTGGATGAGCTAACGATTAAGGATCTGGGGGCAACGATCCGGTTTGACTTTGTGCCTTGGGGAGACGAAAAGAATCAGATCAGCAGAGCTATCGCCGCGAAGGAATACGACGTTTATGTAGGCGGCGCCTGGTCGGACTTTGCATCGTTCGCCACCAAGAATGCATTTGCGAATCTGACCCCACTGCTTGGAGATGTGCCTGATCTGGTGGAGCATTATAAAGGTACTCTGGATACCGTAAAAATTAACAACAGCCTCTACGGTATTCCACAATACAATAAGCCCGGAGGCGGCGGAGAAGGCCTGCTGTTCCGTGAAGATCTGCGCAAAGCGTGGGGATTACCGGAAATTACAGATCTGGATACCGTAGAACAATATCTTTACAAAGCCAAAGAAGCTTATCCGGACACACCGATGATTAATGACAAGCGGTTTGCGGATAACGTCTGGACTCTGGTTGCTGGTTCCAAATATCTGGATCTGGTAAAAGGGTACGTTGTTGCCACCGTGGATGAGCCATACAAGGCAATCAGCATGTACGACACACCTGAATATAAACAGGTGCTGGAGCGGTCCAGAAAGTGGTATGAAGATGGCATTGTGAGCCACGATATCCTGGCTGCTCAGGGCAACGCGACAAGCGAGACGCTGGAATTGATGAAAGCCGACAAAAAGCCGCTTGAATTTAACAACCACTTTGGCGCTGTCAGCAGCAGTTATGTCGGTGCACTGAAAGAGCTTCATCCTGATTTTGAGTATGGCTGGTTTGATTATTATTTCAACAATATTCCGGCCTACATGCCGTTCATGGCACCGGATAATATCACCATGATCTCCATTGGTGCTCACTCCAAACACGTCGAAACGGCTCTGAAGCTTATCGAAAAGGCTCACACCGATCGAACGTACTACAATCTGTTGCAGTATGGGGTTGAAGGAGAGAATTACAAGCTGGATGGTGAATTCGTTAGCTATGAAGGCATCAAATCGGAGAACAAAAAGCCAGGCTGGACCGGGCTCTATGATGGATATATGAATCTGCAGGAGAAATATCCGGACGAATGGCAAGCCATTAACGATAAATTGCAGAATGAAGGCGCTAAGAAGGCCGAAGAGAATGGTCAAAGTCCACTGGCCGGATTCGGGCTTGCCACATCTAACGTGGCTGCAGAGCTTGCAAGTATGGAGACAGTTAAATCGCAGTATATCGTTCCGCTGTCAGTGGGTATTACCAAGGATATTGATGCCGATCTTGCCAATGTGAAGAAACAGCTGGAAGGCGCCGGATTCGACAAGTTTATGGCTGAATTACAGGTTCAACTGGATGCTTTTGCAGCAAACAAAAAGTAA
- a CDS encoding glycosyl hydrolase family 28 protein: MKPIICYPLIQEIPQSQDYIIRIRDAGNDGPWSDVKVYGVKVDMHHVRQASMAYFDMGVPVELEIECKYTEVQTVDIRPLSHDIQSQIEGNMISFELKEPLKLSIEVNGERFCNLHLFGNELETDAPSMDDPCVHVIHPGIHRTEWLETEAEILYFAPGMHYIEETILRIPSGKTVYIDGGAAVAGSFVCDQVQNVTIRGRGMIYLADFHRFSAFRGVRLMHSKRIAIEGIMIIDVPHYSVYIGSSHYVSIRGIKSFSTRGWSDGIDIMSSSDIEIEHVFMRNSDDCIAIYGSRWGYRGDSRRIRVRHAVLWADVAHPLMIGTHGDYEANGDVIEDIRYQDIDILEHHEPQPNYWGAMAINAGDHNTVRNVVYSQIRVETFEQGQLFDLRVIRNKDYNPAPGRRIEHILFEDIEYAGGSVNPSRIHGYDNERSIEGVTFNNLTIAGQRVDSPDHPAIEINEYVRGITFR, from the coding sequence GTGAAGCCAATCATCTGTTATCCCCTGATTCAGGAAATTCCCCAATCTCAAGATTACATTATTCGTATTCGTGATGCTGGCAATGACGGACCGTGGTCTGATGTAAAGGTGTACGGAGTGAAGGTTGATATGCACCATGTGCGGCAGGCCAGTATGGCTTATTTTGATATGGGTGTTCCTGTTGAATTGGAAATTGAATGCAAGTACACGGAGGTGCAGACTGTTGATATTCGGCCTTTATCTCATGACATCCAATCACAGATTGAAGGCAATATGATCTCATTTGAACTGAAAGAACCTCTTAAGTTATCCATTGAGGTGAATGGCGAACGATTTTGTAATCTGCATCTGTTCGGGAACGAGCTGGAGACCGATGCTCCAAGTATGGATGATCCATGTGTTCACGTCATACACCCTGGCATCCATCGTACGGAATGGCTGGAGACAGAGGCTGAAATACTCTATTTTGCACCAGGTATGCATTACATTGAAGAAACCATCCTACGCATTCCATCGGGCAAGACGGTCTATATTGATGGTGGTGCTGCTGTCGCCGGCTCTTTCGTCTGTGATCAGGTTCAGAACGTTACAATCCGAGGGCGAGGTATGATCTATTTAGCAGACTTTCATCGCTTCTCTGCATTCCGAGGAGTTCGGTTGATGCATTCGAAACGGATTGCCATTGAAGGCATTATGATCATCGACGTGCCGCATTACAGTGTCTACATCGGTAGCTCACATTACGTGTCCATCAGAGGTATTAAGTCATTCAGCACACGGGGCTGGTCGGATGGTATTGATATCATGTCCAGCTCGGATATTGAGATCGAACATGTTTTTATGCGCAACTCGGATGATTGTATCGCGATCTATGGTAGCCGATGGGGCTACCGCGGTGACTCGCGTCGTATCCGGGTTAGACATGCAGTGCTGTGGGCTGATGTGGCACATCCACTTATGATTGGCACTCACGGGGACTACGAGGCAAACGGGGATGTAATTGAAGATATCCGGTACCAAGATATCGACATACTGGAACATCACGAGCCACAACCCAACTATTGGGGAGCCATGGCCATTAATGCGGGCGATCATAATACCGTGCGAAACGTTGTCTATTCGCAGATCAGAGTGGAAACTTTTGAGCAGGGTCAGCTTTTCGATCTGCGTGTGATTCGGAACAAGGATTACAATCCCGCTCCTGGTCGGCGGATTGAACACATTTTATTTGAGGATATCGAGTATGCAGGAGGGTCGGTGAATCCTTCCCGAATCCATGGTTATGACAATGAGCGTAGTATCGAAGGAGTGACGTTTAATAATCTGACGATTGCAGGTCAACGTGTGGACAGCCCGGATCATCCAGCGATTGAAATAAACGAGTATGTACGTGGCATCACATTCCGCTAA
- a CDS encoding discoidin domain-containing protein: MEMNSGFHEGKRWRWVTALLAAISLLAALIPVDAHSIAAAADSNDVTVSGYEVQINETISGGFTHPGVGLTKKILENMREQVLSQQEPWYSYYVAMTSSASASKTVTSSNASQTDPTKPASDAFNSQGFNSRFISDGLKAYTQALMYYVSGDETYRANAMRIIRIWSQMDPGKYVYFNDAHIHTGIPLNRMVTAAEILRYTSYQTDELGWTAQDTTNFTTNLINPVIETFQHNNNRFMNQHNYPLLGAMAGYIFTNNQSRYDEAVEWFTVNNTAQDQGFNGSVKQLFRLMNTNDLTGEPLDEPVIQHVEMGRDQAHGGGDLTNAAILSRMLLAQGTKVDPLNGTVSTEANAVGPYEFLDDRILAAADFFWQFMLGYDTPWTPVAYAISPDGTIRDTYNHISNAYKGRMNTANFWDMYYYYTYVRGINVAEKAPHYYEAFTKRLPSNFYYGGTLNKNWDNVDGGGDFWLYMPEEAASEGAEFLPREQTSGSLIDIEDRYTKLGGNTTTIKEGDTSFVRFQATEAGSRIAFLNGSSSEKIIGFRIRTTGPARLELTPGINDTLTLPDTQGQWRYVTYTLGSFQSLNDILYMKVTGSDTTVDMDHIHIKASEQLTPPVFKTGNADLSIFAYPGSPIRVDFAATDAGGSDVVTYSSPNLPQGAVLNGATGEMLWQPGVPQTGTHSFHVAASDGTTITTRNVKIVVSANRASAVEQAITAYDEDRIYVAATLNSFHAVYEDTLDQLDTATDEVFYGQLQELAQAAEALKLVTPLLEQGGGIDYHNIVASSTFGTDIANMVDGDNQTGVSYTRAPNLFHLIDFGPDFKVSATSFGFQSNIFADRLAKSAVFGSNDGENWVRLTPGLTAFTQSFQTLDVAPEYQDDSFRFIKVQLLQPQPDVLYGIVRNLFEMTEFRIYGERHETGNKLESVSIFSDQSVSGKIATGDTVQLTIQAKEAIQNVTATIQGIAATVTTQDQIHWTAAATMGDDVTTGTIKFTVDYEQSDGTAGERTVLTTDNSKLFLVDGGRYIDVSMMAKVKASDKQWPGSGLSQDEVGYLLFDGDTSTYGDLNTSSASFYTVDFGEGLSVQLDEIVLMPRASNSSRMNGLVIQGSNDNSNWTDLTQPLKGSQEGTWSDIRQDQLLNNGYYRYLKLYNNSAWSGNVAEVEFYGDVDYDAEVVDSKVVAPEGYTQGSYYLYMQEINRIKASLTEPNANKMALLKELIAAKTLLISVADLYPPIHVDTEMVLASSISWDGTVDAITNGWRAFDGDPATSPDTKTAAGWTQVDLGADYAKVVGSIRFIPRIGNAARMNGALIQGSNDGVNFDTLYTISSVSDIKWYKQTLSSNNAYRYLRYYTPNGFANIGELEFYEKIVDRTFLTLLMERANAVDEKDYTEESYAQLQAVFTNAVGVDTNLEANQNDVDSASGNLKTALESLVSI; this comes from the coding sequence ATGGAAATGAATAGCGGATTTCATGAGGGAAAAAGATGGAGATGGGTGACTGCTTTACTTGCTGCAATTAGTCTGTTGGCAGCACTTATACCGGTCGATGCCCACTCCATCGCAGCTGCTGCGGATTCAAACGATGTTACTGTGTCAGGATATGAAGTTCAGATCAATGAAACAATTTCAGGTGGTTTCACGCATCCCGGAGTTGGACTAACTAAAAAAATTCTTGAGAACATGAGAGAGCAGGTGCTGTCGCAGCAGGAACCTTGGTACTCCTACTATGTAGCGATGACTAGTTCGGCATCTGCCTCCAAGACAGTAACGTCCAGCAATGCCAGCCAAACGGACCCGACAAAACCTGCAAGTGATGCCTTCAACAGCCAAGGCTTCAACTCCCGTTTTATAAGCGATGGATTGAAAGCGTATACACAAGCGTTGATGTATTATGTTTCAGGAGATGAGACGTATCGGGCTAATGCGATGCGGATCATTCGGATCTGGTCGCAGATGGACCCTGGCAAATATGTTTACTTTAATGATGCTCACATTCATACCGGGATTCCGCTGAATCGTATGGTTACGGCAGCTGAGATTCTGAGATATACAAGTTATCAGACGGATGAGCTTGGATGGACAGCGCAGGATACAACCAATTTTACAACCAACCTGATTAATCCGGTTATCGAGACCTTCCAACATAACAACAATCGCTTTATGAATCAGCATAACTATCCTCTGCTTGGTGCGATGGCAGGGTATATTTTCACCAACAATCAGAGCAGATATGACGAGGCGGTTGAGTGGTTCACCGTCAACAACACTGCCCAGGACCAAGGCTTTAATGGATCGGTTAAGCAGCTGTTCCGCCTGATGAATACCAATGATCTGACTGGGGAGCCACTGGATGAGCCGGTGATTCAGCATGTGGAGATGGGGAGGGACCAGGCACATGGGGGTGGAGACCTCACTAACGCTGCTATCTTATCACGTATGCTGCTTGCTCAGGGAACAAAGGTCGATCCCCTGAATGGTACCGTATCAACAGAGGCAAATGCGGTCGGACCGTATGAGTTTCTGGATGATCGCATATTGGCGGCCGCAGACTTCTTTTGGCAATTCATGCTTGGTTATGATACGCCTTGGACACCAGTGGCCTACGCCATTTCACCAGATGGAACGATTCGGGATACGTATAATCATATATCCAACGCCTACAAAGGTAGAATGAATACGGCAAATTTCTGGGATATGTATTATTACTACACATATGTCAGAGGCATTAATGTTGCTGAGAAGGCTCCTCATTATTATGAAGCTTTCACGAAGCGGCTGCCTTCCAACTTTTATTATGGTGGTACACTGAATAAAAACTGGGACAACGTGGACGGAGGCGGAGACTTCTGGCTGTATATGCCAGAGGAGGCAGCGTCTGAAGGTGCTGAATTTCTGCCACGCGAGCAGACCAGCGGATCATTGATCGACATCGAAGATCGTTATACGAAGCTTGGCGGCAACACAACCACCATAAAGGAGGGAGATACGTCGTTTGTGAGGTTTCAGGCTACAGAAGCGGGAAGTCGGATAGCCTTTCTTAACGGTTCCAGCAGTGAGAAAATTATTGGTTTCCGCATCCGTACCACTGGACCTGCCCGTTTGGAGCTTACTCCGGGAATCAATGATACCTTGACTTTGCCGGATACGCAGGGACAGTGGCGGTATGTGACTTATACGCTGGGCAGCTTCCAGAGTCTGAACGATATCCTGTATATGAAGGTCACAGGTTCGGATACGACAGTAGATATGGACCACATTCATATCAAAGCTAGTGAACAGCTCACGCCTCCGGTATTTAAGACAGGCAATGCTGATCTCTCCATATTCGCCTATCCTGGATCGCCGATTCGTGTTGATTTTGCAGCAACCGATGCTGGGGGATCGGATGTGGTGACCTATTCCAGCCCTAATCTGCCTCAAGGAGCAGTATTGAATGGAGCCACGGGTGAGATGCTCTGGCAGCCGGGGGTGCCACAGACAGGAACTCATTCCTTCCATGTTGCTGCTTCAGATGGTACAACAATCACGACAAGAAATGTGAAGATTGTCGTTTCTGCGAATCGGGCTTCCGCTGTGGAGCAGGCCATAACTGCTTATGATGAGGATCGAATCTATGTCGCAGCGACACTCAACTCATTTCATGCAGTGTATGAGGATACCCTGGACCAGCTTGATACAGCTACAGATGAAGTATTCTATGGGCAGCTGCAGGAGCTAGCCCAAGCAGCGGAAGCGCTGAAGCTGGTCACTCCGCTGCTGGAACAGGGCGGCGGTATTGATTACCACAACATCGTTGCGTCATCGACCTTTGGGACAGACATCGCCAATATGGTGGACGGGGATAATCAGACAGGGGTTTCGTATACGCGTGCGCCAAACCTGTTCCATTTGATTGATTTCGGACCAGATTTCAAAGTATCGGCTACGTCCTTTGGATTCCAAAGCAATATTTTTGCCGATCGTCTCGCGAAGTCAGCTGTCTTTGGCTCCAATGATGGGGAGAATTGGGTACGATTGACCCCGGGGTTAACGGCATTTACTCAGAGCTTTCAGACTCTGGATGTTGCTCCCGAATACCAGGACGATTCGTTCCGATTCATCAAGGTTCAGCTGCTTCAGCCACAGCCGGATGTATTGTATGGCATTGTCAGGAATTTGTTCGAAATGACCGAGTTCCGGATTTATGGTGAACGTCATGAGACTGGCAATAAGCTGGAGTCTGTTTCCATCTTTTCGGATCAAAGTGTAAGTGGCAAGATTGCAACTGGGGACACGGTACAATTGACGATTCAGGCCAAGGAAGCAATCCAGAACGTAACGGCGACCATCCAAGGAATTGCAGCAACCGTTACAACTCAGGATCAGATCCATTGGACAGCGGCGGCTACGATGGGTGATGATGTAACTACAGGTACGATCAAGTTTACGGTGGATTACGAACAGAGTGACGGAACAGCAGGGGAGCGGACTGTGCTGACCACTGATAATTCGAAGCTGTTCCTTGTAGATGGCGGCAGGTATATTGATGTATCCATGATGGCGAAAGTAAAGGCTTCAGATAAACAATGGCCAGGTAGCGGGTTATCCCAGGATGAGGTGGGGTATCTGTTATTCGATGGTGATACATCCACCTATGGGGATCTGAATACATCATCTGCTTCCTTCTATACGGTGGACTTCGGTGAAGGACTGTCTGTGCAGCTGGATGAAATTGTGCTGATGCCAAGAGCTTCCAACAGCTCAAGAATGAACGGGCTTGTCATTCAGGGCTCCAACGATAATTCAAACTGGACGGATCTTACACAGCCTCTAAAAGGTTCACAAGAGGGAACATGGTCCGATATTCGACAGGATCAGCTTCTGAATAATGGATATTACCGATATTTGAAACTGTACAACAACTCGGCATGGAGTGGTAATGTTGCTGAAGTTGAGTTTTATGGTGATGTAGACTACGATGCCGAGGTTGTGGATTCAAAAGTGGTTGCGCCTGAAGGCTACACCCAGGGAAGTTATTATCTGTATATGCAGGAGATTAACCGGATCAAAGCTTCATTAACCGAACCGAATGCAAACAAGATGGCATTGCTTAAAGAATTAATTGCCGCCAAGACCCTGCTGATCTCTGTCGCTGATTTATATCCTCCAATTCATGTAGACACTGAGATGGTGCTTGCATCCTCCATTTCCTGGGATGGAACGGTTGATGCGATTACTAATGGATGGCGCGCATTTGACGGGGATCCTGCCACATCGCCAGACACCAAAACAGCAGCAGGCTGGACCCAAGTCGATCTGGGGGCAGATTACGCCAAAGTAGTTGGCAGCATCAGGTTTATCCCGCGCATCGGCAATGCCGCACGTATGAATGGAGCACTGATCCAAGGCTCTAATGATGGGGTGAACTTCGATACACTTTATACAATAAGTAGTGTGAGTGATATCAAGTGGTATAAGCAGACTTTGAGCAGCAACAATGCTTATCGCTATTTGCGTTATTACACGCCAAATGGCTTCGCCAATATTGGTGAGCTGGAGTTCTATGAGAAGATTGTGGACAGGACGTTCCTTACCCTGCTGATGGAACGGGCAAATGCTGTGGATGAGAAGGATTATACGGAAGAGAGCTACGCGCAATTACAGGCTGTTTTCACGAATGCAGTCGGGGTTGATACAAATCTGGAAGCAAACCAGAACGATGTTGATTCCGCTTCGGGTAATTTGAAGACTGCGTTGGAGAGTTTGGTTTCCATTTGA
- a CDS encoding DUF1572 family protein, whose amino-acid sequence MIKLIQDIVEDMNKQLERIETSLSRLNEEQIWKRLQPGMNSVGNYCLHLAGNEYQNLVTGIGNQPLIRERSAEFNTNGGLTGKELLAKLRHVRTESIAILSGLEETDLTKEVTIPYELTDWNRMNRSEDEAKDAYEHKIVRTLLIKVAAHYGYHTGQIVLLSKILQPTDDHLTGLYH is encoded by the coding sequence ATGATTAAACTTATTCAGGACATTGTTGAGGACATGAACAAGCAGCTAGAACGCATTGAAACCAGCTTGAGCAGGTTGAATGAGGAACAGATTTGGAAGAGACTCCAGCCTGGCATGAACAGTGTGGGGAATTATTGTCTGCATTTGGCGGGCAATGAATATCAGAACCTGGTTACAGGTATCGGGAATCAACCTCTGATCCGGGAACGCTCTGCTGAGTTTAATACCAATGGCGGTCTGACCGGGAAGGAATTGTTAGCCAAGCTCCGGCATGTTCGGACAGAGTCAATCGCGATATTATCTGGTCTGGAAGAGACGGATTTGACAAAGGAAGTGACCATTCCCTATGAGCTGACCGATTGGAATCGTATGAACCGCAGTGAGGATGAAGCCAAAGATGCGTATGAGCATAAAATCGTACGTACTCTGTTGATAAAGGTCGCTGCGCATTATGGCTATCATACGGGGCAGATCGTACTGCTATCGAAGATTTTACAGCCCACTGACGACCATCTCACAGGGTTGTATCACTAA
- a CDS encoding MBL fold metallo-hydrolase has translation MTKYENQIPTAAGMSFRSLVSMLKDSMRRSIERRPAGSIPVEKYEPTESLKVSDHPQVAWFGHSAFLLEIEGHRLLFDPMLGNRPSPVSWAGTKRYSTNLPIQPEDFPALDAIIISHDHYDHLDYSSIRRLKNKTQRFIVPLGVRRRLIQLGVPAEQITEHNWWDELSFKGLTLACTPARHFSGRGLLDRNSTLWCSWVIAGKETRVFFSGDSGYGPHFKEIGSKYGPFDLTLMECGQYDERWSNIHMMPEETVQAHLDVKGELLIPIHWAAFTLAYHAWNEPIERITKAANALNVTIATPKIGEKVVLHTGSYPIHPWWRLT, from the coding sequence ATGACAAAATACGAAAACCAGATACCGACAGCCGCTGGTATGAGCTTTCGCTCCCTCGTAAGTATGTTGAAGGATTCCATGCGGAGAAGCATAGAGCGTAGACCTGCGGGCAGCATTCCGGTAGAGAAATATGAACCAACGGAATCGTTAAAGGTATCCGATCATCCACAGGTGGCATGGTTCGGTCATTCGGCTTTTTTGCTTGAAATCGAAGGACACAGGCTGCTTTTTGATCCAATGCTGGGCAATCGGCCATCTCCGGTGTCTTGGGCGGGAACGAAACGATACAGCACGAATCTGCCAATTCAACCCGAGGATTTTCCAGCCTTGGATGCGATCATTATATCGCATGACCATTATGATCATCTGGACTATTCCTCTATCCGCAGATTGAAGAATAAAACACAGCGGTTTATCGTCCCCCTTGGCGTACGTCGACGACTGATTCAACTGGGTGTGCCTGCGGAACAGATTACCGAACATAACTGGTGGGATGAGCTTTCTTTCAAAGGTTTGACATTAGCCTGCACGCCTGCACGACATTTCTCGGGCAGGGGGCTGCTGGACCGCAATTCTACACTATGGTGTTCGTGGGTCATTGCTGGGAAAGAAACGAGGGTTTTCTTTAGCGGTGATAGCGGATACGGTCCTCATTTCAAGGAAATCGGCAGTAAGTACGGACCTTTTGACCTGACCCTGATGGAATGCGGGCAATATGATGAGCGTTGGTCCAACATTCATATGATGCCGGAAGAAACGGTACAGGCACACTTGGATGTAAAGGGAGAGCTGCTCATTCCTATTCATTGGGCCGCTTTTACATTGGCCTATCATGCCTGGAACGAGCCGATTGAAAGGATCACCAAGGCTGCAAATGCCTTGAATGTCACCATTGCAACGCCCAAAATTGGTGAGAAGGTAGTGCTGCATACGGGGAGTTATCCAATCCATCCGTGGTGGAGATTAACTTGA